The following are encoded in a window of bacterium genomic DNA:
- a CDS encoding alpha-ketoacid dehydrogenase subunit beta: MREMLYAEALVESLRHQMATDERVHLMGLYFLGLTKHRAIMARLHADYPGRVYHPPIAEVGYVGVAIGAALAGLRPIVDMATASFMFQAFPQIVNEAANIHYMSGGATKVPMVFHFNHGIRGGGAAQHSHSPQAMLWNTPGLEIMAPSTPRDVMGLVNTAAASDNPTAWVDHVRLFDTRGPAPDDKDFSIPFGVADVKRRGTDVTVFASSWMVLRALEAAETLSAEGIDVEVVDPRTLSPLDEQTILDSVAKTGRLVVVDECHRRCGVAAEIMAVVTENSFGDLVAAPARVTTADVPIPFSPPLERHVEPTTGKIVAAVRAVTDSAAG, from the coding sequence ATGCGCGAGATGCTCTACGCCGAGGCGCTGGTCGAGTCGCTCCGCCACCAGATGGCGACCGACGAGCGGGTCCATCTCATGGGCCTCTACTTCCTGGGCCTCACCAAGCACCGGGCGATCATGGCCCGCCTGCATGCCGACTACCCGGGCCGCGTTTACCACCCCCCGATCGCCGAGGTCGGGTACGTGGGCGTGGCCATAGGAGCGGCGCTGGCCGGGCTGAGGCCCATCGTGGACATGGCCACCGCCAGCTTCATGTTCCAGGCCTTCCCCCAGATCGTCAACGAGGCGGCCAACATCCACTACATGTCGGGCGGCGCCACCAAGGTGCCGATGGTCTTCCACTTCAACCATGGCATCCGCGGAGGAGGAGCGGCCCAACACTCGCACAGCCCGCAGGCGATGCTCTGGAACACGCCTGGGCTCGAGATCATGGCGCCCTCCACGCCACGGGACGTGATGGGGCTGGTCAACACCGCCGCGGCGTCCGACAACCCGACCGCCTGGGTGGATCACGTCCGCCTGTTCGACACCCGAGGGCCCGCACCTGACGACAAGGACTTCTCCATCCCCTTCGGCGTCGCCGACGTCAAGCGACGCGGCACGGACGTGACCGTGTTCGCCTCCTCCTGGATGGTCCTCCGCGCGCTGGAGGCGGCGGAGACTCTGAGCGCCGAGGGGATCGACGTAGAGGTGGTCGATCCGCGCACTCTCTCCCCGCTCGACGAGCAGACGATCCTCGACTCGGTAGCGAAGACCGGACGCCTGGTGGTCGTGGACGAGTGCCATCGCCGGTGCGGCGTGGCCGCCGAGATCATGGCCGTGGTGACGGAGAACTCGTTCGGAGACCTGGTGGCCGCCCCGGCGCGGGTGACCACCGCGGACGTCCCGATACCGTTCAGCCCGCCGCTGGAGCGGCATGTCGAGCCGACCACCGGCAAGATCGTCGCGGCCGTCCGGGCGGTAACGGACAGCGCCGCCGGGTAG